A stretch of DNA from Rattus rattus isolate New Zealand chromosome 1, Rrattus_CSIRO_v1, whole genome shotgun sequence:
CTCAACATGCTGTGACAAGCACAAGTCCACAGTCGCACACATACAGTTGAGGGAGCACACACAAATAACACGCAaagatttaaagagaaataagGGAGTATGTATATGATTATAATCTTTCTGTAAGAGTCcaaggaagccaggcatggtggggcgtgccttttgtcccagcacctgggaggcagaggtgggcagagctgagttcaaggctagcctggtctacataacaagataaacagacaaacagaaaggtcTGGAGGGAGCAGGATTGGTGACTCCGCAGTTATGAGCACttgcagctcttttttttttttttttttttttctcggagctgggaaccaacccagggccttgcgcttgctaggcaagggccctaccactgagctaaatccccaacccgcactTGCAGCTCTTACAGAAGCCCTGACTGGTTATCAGCACCCATTATTAGGTGACTCAAACTCCTTTAACTGCAGCTCCATGTAATCACATACTCTCTGGGGCACTATGTTCATGTGGTGCCCATATGCTCGCATACAtatgcgcacgcgcgcacacacacacacacacgcatatgcatacatagatgcatgtatacacacactccagtgcacacatgtacacacatatacacacacatacccataaaataacatgaggccagctaggactatatagtgagaccatgtctgaagtaaataagtaaatgtccttatagcatttttttttttttttaaatctttgagaTCCCTTTTCTGAGCGCATTCTCTAGTATCTTGAAGCAATGGCATAATGGAAGCACTTGGCTGTGCGAGCCTTGAGTTTCAGTCCTTAACACCAAGTGCTACCTGTGGAAGGTGAGAATCACTCCCAgaagttgacctctgatctccacatgacACCACACTCAAAGAATTAAAACCAGAAACCACAAAAAGAATGCTCTGATGCCAGTAGGTTCCTTTAACCAGACGCTAATTGAAAATTTTTCTTATAAACTGTCTTTTTCAAGGACgagtttgttctttaaaaattgtaattacTTTGTAAAGTAAGAGAAATCAAATGATAGTAAAATACTTTTAGGGAGAAGATGTTTCATGTCTTTTGAAGAGAGATGGGGaacttttaagttttcaaaacttattttttttttaaataaggtacCTGTGCTTAAGTGTCCTCGTGTCTATAAAcaagctttgttttcttctcagcGGAGGCTGCGCTGAACAGACTTGGAGCCATGAATATATTTGATCGGAAGATCAACTTTGATGCCCTCTTAAAATTTTCCCACATGTAAGTGATTTAACCTGCTATGGCCCTTGCATTTCTGGTTGTCCCTAGTTTCTTTTATAAGCGTTAATAAACAAATTGGCCAAATCGCAGAGAAGCCTAAGTGGCCAGGTTCTAGGGGTGCTGTGTGGTCTCTGGCAAGTCATTGGTTCTGGTTTGGTTGCTCAGTGCTCGTGTATTTTTGGGTTTGGGCTCTTCTCCAGcatttaaaaattctgttaaCTCACTTtccaaacattttattataatatgtTCTTCCCAAAGTATCTCAAAAACTTTTCACTTATTCCTCTggcaaagaagagagggaagagtttGTAGCTTAGTTGAGTCAATGCCTCAAGACATGATGGGTCAAACTTCTTTCCTAGAACTCCCCCCACACAGCAGCACCTAAAGAAGGTCTACGCCAGTTTTGCACTGTGCATGTTTGTGGCAGCGGCAGGGGCCTATGTCCATGTGGTCACACGTTTCATCCAggtaagtttgtttgtttgtttgtttgtttcattcattcattcattcattcattcaagtttTTCTCTGTCAACAGCACAGACTCTAATAGGGTTGCCTATTCCTATGcacctctttttttttggggggggggttcttttttttcagagctggggaccgaacccagggccttgcgcttcctaggcaagcgctctaccactgagctaaatccccaacccctcctatgCACCTCTTTAATATCTTTATCAATAGTTTGATTCAGAACTCAGCCAGCCAATATTATGACATTATGAAGCCATTTGAATTTATTGGTAACTTTCCCTGTAGACCCTCTGAGCACAGCAATCTCTTCCCCTGGGCACTTGGTATATGGCTGATGTTGATGGACATACAAGACCCCATTCTCAGCTTGAACTAGGTGCTGGCACTCCTTGGCATGGTGCTGTCCCACCTTTTCCTCTGTTGCCTCAGTGAGTATGGGACGCTAATTGTCGTAAGAGGCAAGATTGGGACTTGTACAGATTTGACCCATTTAATTATCTTCATGCCCACATGAAACCTTCAAGGCCTTGCTGTCTTACAGAGGAGAGTTTGGGTTTGACCTGCAGAAGTAGAaggcacatttttatttttaaagaataacccgggatttagctcagtggtagagcaagggccctggttcggtccccagccccgaaaaaaaaaaaaaaaaaaaagaataaccaagAAGTTTGACGTTTGCTAGCATCCGAGCCTTAGAGGGCCTGTTCTCAGCATAGGCACAGGGTGTGTTTATGTTGGCATAGGCCACTGTCATGGGCTGCCTTTTGTTCAGGCATCTCCTGCCAAGGAGTATATGACAAATGGCTCTCAAAAGGGCAAGGCTTTGATCTTGAGTtcaaagcaagttctaggtccATGTTTTTTTGGTTGTGTTCGTTTGAAGTAATGTAAAATGCAGTCCGTTCTCAATGCAGACTGACGTGTTTGAGGATTAAAGTGCCCTCGGGTCACTGCTCAGCACTGTTGCAGACGTGTGAAGTAGCGTGCCCAGGAGAGTTGGGACATGCTTCACTCACGTGTTCCGTGACAGGCCTAGTAAAAGCCACTTCTGTGCTTTTTTgtgtctggggattgaacccagagcgtCATCCATGCTTCTTACCGCTGAGCTGCACAGCAGCCTGGTGTGCATGAACTCTTAGAAAGCTGCCTCTGGTGTGGTCCTGGCTGGGAGGCGCGCAGTCAGAGGCAGACACCACTGTGACCTGCCCCGTTTTATGTTTTGCTGCGGATTTTGCCATGTTATGATGCTGAAGTGCTGTCTAGCCTGACCGTTGATTTACTTTAGGGAGAAGAAagtgtgtttgttttaatcagCTCTGGGGATCCACAGTCCATGGTAAATAAGTGTCcttagaaagaaacacacacacagcaaggctGTGCATTAATAATCATTTTGTAAATATGTGACCAGAGGATTGCAGAAACCTCTGTTTCCTGGAACCCTCGGTTCCTAATTTAGTCCATGGGGACTTAGAACTGCTCTCAGCAGAGAACAGAGCTGCAGCTCTAAGGGCAGGGCTTCAGGGCCACTGATCATCCTCAGTGAGTTCTAATACCTGTGGGCagggtttccttttaaaaaaattgttatcaggggttggggatttagctcagtggtagagcgcttgtctaggaagcgcaaggccctgggttcggtccccagctccggaaaaaagaaccaaaaaaaaaaaaaaaaaacgttatcGTCAGCAAAACTAATGTTAAGCTGAGCGATTTTAAACCTAGAAGGCAGGCGACACTTTGCACCTGTGATGCCAGTACTGCAGAGCAGAGTCTGCCAGACCCCAAGAACACCCACCCCCAACTGCCAGTCTTCCACATCCTATCAGCCATGAggatgtacacatgtgcacacagcccTGTGTGGGCCATAGTGCGAGAGTTTCTTCCTTTAACTTCTGAGCCCTGGGGAATCAAACAGCTCAGGTCATGAGGTGGtgtttttcccctccttttctttttttttcggagctggggaccaaacccagggccttgcgcttgctaggcaagcgctctaccactgagccaaatccccaaccccaacccccctttcTTTTAAGTGGACAAAAAGAGGTCATTTCTGCTTATGACAGAGGCAGTGCCTGTCTAGCACTTCGAGGTTTGGCTTGTCTTCCTTTTGCCTTGAGTAGTTCTGTAATTGATGGACCACAAAGAGCCTTTGGTATCGACCATGGTCTTGGCCCTTCCTCACCTTCAAGGCTTCTGGTTGCCCTACTTTTCCTCTGCGTGTAGGTGAAGAAGCAGGTGTTAGAATGTCGAATGAGTATTAAACATCCGCGTGTGCACCTTTCATGCTTGTTTCTGCCTGGCCCCACAGGCTGGCCTGCTCTCTGCCCTGGGCGCCCTGGCCTTGATGATTTGCCTGATGGCCACACCTCACAGCCATGAGACGGAGCAGAAGAGGCTGGGACTGCTCGCTGGCTTCGCCTTCCTTACAGGTATGTGACCAGGTTGTCTCGGGCAGGGGAAGGTGCAGTGTTAGCGCTGACGTTCCAAGTGGCGGATCAGAACAGCTCTCTGTGTAGGTTCCATAATTGCATTCCATTGCTATGATTTCTCCCTTCCGGCTCCTTGCTGTGCTCACCGTCAGGAGACTGTGCTGCTGGTTGCTTGCTTGGCTTTGCACTGTTCCCGTGTTTGATTTGAGTCCACCTTGCATATGCGGTTAAGCACAGTCTAGCTGGCGCTTTGTAGCTAGCAACTGTGACATTTTTAAGTATTAAATGAATGAGGTTCAGGACTTTAAATGGTAGACATGAACTAGGCGTATCTAGGCAAAAGTTTATCTcttgctggatgtggtggcacatgcaggcagatctctgtgaggccagcctggtcttcaaagcaagttccaggacagccagggctacacagagaaatcctgtcttagaaaaaaaaagttcatctcTTTTGGAATTCTCATAAAGGAAACAAGTCTCGAGCTGTGTAGTAAAGTactgtaaaactcagcacacTGATCCATACCCAGTTTTCAGGGATAGTCTATAATCTATCTGGTGTTGAGAATTTTAGAAAGGAAGAGATTTAGGAATTAAGACGTAAGGCTCCAGGAGCACTAGTGTTAAGGTATTGGGGTAGGTTCTCAGAAGAGGAATCAGCATAGAAGTGTTGGGCTGGGACAAGTTGCTCCTCTGTTGCCACGTGACGCCCTGCACAGCTGCGCAGTCTCAGACCTTTGACGTTTGCCTTTTCACTCTTCCTAATTTCTCGTCTTCTGAAGACATCCATGGTTTTGAGTTATGAGGACTATATGAATTCTCTATTCTCGTGAGCATTGAGGGAAGGGTAGAGTAACAACTGTTTTGGGTGTATGAGGCCCTCAGAACGGATGTGACGTTTGTCCGGGTTTGCTTCCAGGAGTTGGCCTGGGACCTGCCCTGGAGCTGTGCATTGCCATCAACCCCAGGTAACTGTCTTGTCTTATTTACGTCTTCACACCTTTGTGGCCACCTCCTAAATGCAGGCCACACCACTGTAGTTCCCAGCTCACGGCTTTGTCCTCCACAGCATCCTCCCCACGGCCTTCATGGGCACGGCCATGATCTTCACCTGCTTCAGCCTGAGTGCCCTCTACGCCAGGCGCCGGAGTTACCTCTTTTTGGGAGGTATGGACTGGAAACgggctctgggctctgctctAGCCCACGGTCACTAGGCCGTGTTTTCTACCTCAGATCTCTGGGACTCGGGTGACATTAAAAAAAGCCTTCATTTGGGGGAGGTTAGGAATGGTCTTGAGGTGATTGTCTGTggcttgctttggtttttctgCTGACACTTTTGCCGTGTCCTACAGGTATCTTGATGTCAGCCATGAGCCTCATGTTCGTGTCCTCTCTGGGGAACCTTTTCTTTGGATCCATTTGGCTGTTCCAGGTGAGATTTTATAGGGAACTGGAACTTTCCAGCGGCTGTTTGCCTAGTGCATTTTCTCACCTAACTAAATCAGAAGAGGAGAACCTTCTAATGCACGCACTTTCTTGGGTAATGCCCTTCAAACCTGGAGACTTCATAGGACATAGCCTCTGCCTCCGCGGGAAGACATGGTTAGCAGCTCAGGAGAACAGGCTTTACTCAGTTCAGACTTGTGAGCCCAAGGTGTGAGAGCAGGATTGTGTTTTGGGAAGTAACATGGACTTCTGGGTTAGTGTGATGTTTTTGCAAGTTCGTTGTTTTTCTCACTGCACTAACTACAGCATGTAACTTCATCTCTTGGTTTTGTTAGGCAAACCTGTACATGGGGCTGCTGGTCATGTGTGGCTTTGTCCTCTTCGACACTCAGCTCATTATTGAAAAGGCTGAACACGGAGACAAGGATTACATCTGGTAAGTGTGGGACGCTCTGCCTGGTGAGCACAGGCCGAGACACCGTCCATCCCAACTGTACGTACGCGTGAACTCACTGCGTAGctagggatgaccttgaattttggtCCTCTATTTCCTGagttggtgctgggattaaaggcttgcctAGCCGTCTCTGCAGTGCCGGATTACACGGGGCCTGATCGGTGCTAGGTGAGCACACTCTCCGGACAGTCGGCAATCGGACAATCCGGGCTTGACCTCAAGCAGGCCAGGCGGACTGCCACTAGGCTCTGCCCCTGGCAGGGCACCATGCTAACCGCTCCACCGCTAGGCAGCCAGAGGTAAAGGAGCAttctcctttcctctgctttccagtGGGACTGAAGGGTGGGCCTAACTTGTCAAGTAGAGTGCCTTTCTTTCGGTCTCCTCACTAGGTATTGGCAGTGGGTAGTTCCGGGCTTAGACTGTCTCAGTTCAGATCGCGGTGTCCTGATGCCTTGTGGATTTATTGAGTTGAAAAGGATCCCGACTGTTTCTTGGTGGGGTGGAGTGTTAGAGAAGTGACCCCCCAGTTGGGTGGCTCCCTTGGCTTTGCCTGCTGAAGGAGCGGAGAATGAACCGGTTCTTCTCTTTCAGGCACTGCATTGACCTCTTCTTGGACTTCGTTACACTCTTCAGGAAGCTCATGCTGATCCTGGCCTTCAATGAGAAGGttagtcagggttggggatttagctcagtggtagagcgctttcctagcaagcacaaggccttgggttcggtccccagctctgaaaaaaagaaaaggaaaaaaaaaaagagaaggttaGTCAGCGTGCAGCCCGCACAGGAGGGAAGGCGGGGCTCCTGCTCAACCTCTGGGAGATGGGAGGTCTTGAAAGGTGGATTATACACTGTGTAGAACAGAAGTGTGTGAGAGGCAGGCCCCGCAAGCAGGAGGTAAACACAGGTTTGTGCTAAGTAAAACCACATTTCCTAAATCTTAACTAATCCCTGAGGTGAGTTTCAGACGGCAGACAACCTCGATTGCTGTGAAAGCAATGCTGCACCTTATGAAGAGTTTAAGGTTACGAAGATTGTTAGGACTCAGAGAAGGATGTTCTAGAAGACGGTAGTGACAGCTCTTACTCTGTGAATGTCAGAAGTGGATCCGTTTATCCACTTGttaatttctttgaatttttaaaagtatttttgctTGGtccctagctgacctggaacttgctctgtagaccaggctgatctcaaacactgagatctgcctgcctctgcctctgaagtgctgggatttactGCCCTGCATTTTTGAAGGCTTTTTTAAATGAACTTGTATGAGcgcctgcatgcacacacgtatactGTATGCACTGATTCCCTGGAATTATGaattgtgagccgccatgtgggtgccggcgatcaaacccaggtccgagggctggagagatggctcagaggttaagagcactgactgctcttccagaggtcctgagttcaattc
This window harbors:
- the Tmbim6 gene encoding bax inhibitor 1; the encoded protein is MNIFDRKINFDALLKFSHITPPTQQHLKKVYASFALCMFVAAAGAYVHVVTRFIQAGLLSALGALALMICLMATPHSHETEQKRLGLLAGFAFLTGVGLGPALELCIAINPSILPTAFMGTAMIFTCFSLSALYARRRSYLFLGGILMSAMSLMFVSSLGNLFFGSIWLFQANLYMGLLVMCGFVLFDTQLIIEKAEHGDKDYIWHCIDLFLDFVTLFRKLMLILAFNEKDKKKEKK